A window of the Glaciimonas sp. CA11.2 genome harbors these coding sequences:
- a CDS encoding cell division protein ZipA C-terminal FtsZ-binding domain-containing protein, whose amino-acid sequence MTDLQTSLFVIGGVIIVGVVSYNKWQEYKAKKSVERAFSTSHDDVLMTPPAAPSERSERHEPVLFTPEATPDGSVPYDIPQDNIELTAEQLAIEPQGQMTAPSAAEEVAGLEAVMVKTVAPPQIELPVDGLIDCVIPLSLEAPVRGDKILPVLQNLRYVGNKPVNYIGEDSHGEWEPIAHGGIYKSLMAGVQMANRSNPLNEIEYSELVISLRQICDDLGAEPDIPDMTEVMQGARALHQFVIEHDAQLGVNIQSKGAPWAVTTLMSALTRQGFDARPEGRLIMSDGDGGVLFSLSINASATSETTARLTLLLDVPRVSQSRDGYGAMVACARSLASRLSGVVVDDSNQPLADMQLSEIAGQVDAFYLDMDGAEIPAGSTRALRLFS is encoded by the coding sequence ATGACCGATCTACAAACCAGTCTGTTCGTCATAGGCGGTGTCATTATTGTTGGCGTCGTCTCTTATAATAAATGGCAAGAATATAAGGCCAAGAAAAGTGTTGAACGGGCATTCTCCACGTCACATGACGACGTCTTGATGACACCGCCAGCGGCTCCGTCTGAGCGATCAGAGCGACATGAGCCCGTATTGTTTACTCCAGAAGCCACACCCGACGGATCGGTGCCATACGATATTCCACAAGATAATATTGAATTGACTGCAGAGCAATTGGCAATTGAACCGCAGGGCCAAATGACCGCGCCGTCTGCAGCGGAAGAAGTCGCAGGATTGGAGGCGGTGATGGTAAAGACCGTTGCTCCCCCGCAAATTGAATTACCTGTCGATGGCTTGATTGATTGCGTGATTCCACTTTCGTTGGAAGCCCCGGTGCGCGGCGATAAGATTTTGCCAGTCCTCCAAAATTTGCGCTATGTCGGCAACAAACCAGTTAATTATATAGGTGAAGATAGTCATGGCGAATGGGAGCCGATTGCACATGGCGGCATCTACAAATCGTTGATGGCTGGTGTACAGATGGCGAATCGTAGTAACCCATTGAACGAGATTGAATATTCTGAATTGGTAATAAGTTTACGTCAGATATGCGACGATCTTGGAGCTGAACCGGACATTCCTGATATGACCGAAGTGATGCAAGGCGCACGCGCATTACATCAATTCGTGATTGAACATGATGCTCAGTTGGGTGTGAATATTCAGTCCAAAGGGGCGCCTTGGGCAGTAACGACGCTGATGTCGGCTTTGACCCGACAAGGCTTTGATGCCCGCCCGGAAGGTCGTCTGATTATGTCGGATGGCGATGGCGGGGTGTTGTTCTCGCTGTCGATAAATGCCAGCGCAACCAGCGAAACAACGGCGCGTCTGACACTTTTACTCGACGTTCCACGCGTTTCTCAGTCACGCGATGGTTATGGTGCGATGGTCGCCTGCGCTCGCTCGCTCGCATCGCGTTTAAGCGGTGTGGTGGTGGATGACAGTAATCAGCCACTGGCAGACATGCAATTATCAGAAATCGCTGGTCAGGTGGATGCGTTCTATCTCGACATGGACGGTGCCGAAATTCCAGCAGGTTCCACGCGCGCTTTGCGTTTGTTTAGTTAA
- the dapD gene encoding 2,3,4,5-tetrahydropyridine-2,6-dicarboxylate N-succinyltransferase, giving the protein MTQSLEQFIDQAWEQRTEFSPKTAPSDLRAAVAKVIAELNQGTLRVAEKIDGNWIVNQWIKKAVLLSFRLEDNMPMPAGENMQFYDKVPTKFANYTADDFAKGGFRVVPPAVARHGSFIGKNVVLMPSFVNIGAYVDEGTMVDAWATVGSCAQIGKNVHLSGGVGIGGVLEPMQANPTIIEDNCFIGARSEIVEGVVVEENSVISMGVYIGQSTKIYDRATGEVTYGRIPSGSVVVSGNLPSADGKYSLYCAVIVKRVDAKTRAKTAINELLRDA; this is encoded by the coding sequence ATGACTCAATCTCTAGAACAATTTATTGACCAAGCCTGGGAACAGCGCACTGAATTCTCACCTAAAACGGCCCCTTCCGACCTGCGCGCAGCGGTCGCCAAAGTGATCGCCGAGTTAAATCAAGGTACCTTGCGCGTCGCTGAAAAAATCGACGGCAACTGGATTGTTAATCAGTGGATCAAAAAGGCCGTGCTGTTGTCATTCCGCCTGGAAGACAACATGCCGATGCCTGCAGGTGAAAATATGCAATTCTATGACAAGGTTCCGACCAAATTTGCGAACTACACAGCGGATGATTTCGCCAAAGGCGGTTTCCGCGTGGTGCCACCGGCGGTCGCACGTCACGGTAGCTTCATCGGCAAAAACGTCGTTCTGATGCCTTCTTTTGTCAACATCGGCGCATATGTCGACGAAGGCACGATGGTTGATGCTTGGGCAACGGTTGGCTCTTGCGCCCAAATTGGTAAAAACGTCCACCTGTCCGGCGGCGTTGGTATTGGTGGTGTTCTGGAGCCTATGCAAGCCAATCCGACCATTATTGAAGACAATTGCTTCATCGGTGCGCGATCGGAAATCGTCGAAGGCGTCGTAGTTGAAGAAAACTCAGTCATTTCGATGGGCGTCTATATCGGTCAATCAACCAAAATTTATGACCGCGCAACGGGCGAAGTAACTTACGGCCGCATTCCGTCGGGCTCAGTCGTCGTTTCTGGCAACCTGCCATCCGCCGATGGCAAATACAGTCTGTATTGCGCTGTTATCGTTAAACGTGTGGATGCAAAAACACGTGCAAAAACAGCTATTAACGAACTACTACGCGACGCTTAA
- the dapC gene encoding succinyldiaminopimelate transaminase — protein MNPLLDQLQPYPFEKLRMLFSDVTPNTAYKPISLGIGEPKHPTPAFIRQALADNLDGLASYPSTAGSEALRKSIAGWLERRYNLPALNATTQILPVSGSREALFALAQTVVDPSDRDALVMCPNPFYQIYEGAAYLSGAQPYFVNSDANRNFAPDYSNVPENVWARVKLLYLCSPGNPTGAVLTLDDWKELFALSDRYGFIIAADECYSEIYFKPEAPLGSLEAAHRLGRDGYPRLITFSSLSKRSNVPGMRSGFVAGDASILKKFLLYRTYHGAAMSPSVQSASIAAWNDETHVAENRAKYITKFQQVTPLLQEVLDVSLPDAGFYLWAKVDKCTTLSDVDFAKCLYAEYNVTVLPGSYLARDAHGINPGQQRIRMALVAEVDECLEAAHRIVKFVHGLQNQ, from the coding sequence GTGAATCCACTACTAGACCAGTTGCAGCCTTATCCATTTGAAAAACTGCGGATGCTCTTTTCCGACGTCACCCCAAATACAGCCTATAAACCGATCAGCCTCGGGATCGGTGAGCCTAAGCATCCGACGCCAGCTTTTATACGGCAAGCGCTAGCAGACAATCTGGACGGTCTCGCCAGTTATCCGAGCACAGCCGGAAGCGAAGCCCTACGGAAATCAATCGCAGGATGGTTAGAACGCCGCTATAACTTGCCCGCGCTCAACGCTACTACGCAAATCCTCCCAGTTAGCGGCTCTCGAGAAGCCTTGTTCGCCTTGGCACAAACCGTAGTGGACCCCTCTGATCGTGATGCATTGGTCATGTGCCCCAATCCGTTTTATCAAATTTACGAAGGCGCAGCGTATTTGTCGGGCGCGCAACCGTATTTTGTTAATTCAGACGCAAATCGCAACTTTGCGCCGGATTACAGCAACGTGCCGGAAAATGTCTGGGCGCGCGTTAAACTCCTTTATTTGTGTTCGCCGGGTAATCCAACAGGTGCGGTACTGACTCTGGACGACTGGAAAGAACTGTTTGCGCTCTCAGATCGTTATGGATTTATCATCGCCGCCGACGAGTGTTACTCAGAAATATATTTCAAACCGGAAGCGCCACTCGGCAGCCTGGAAGCAGCACATCGTTTAGGACGCGATGGCTACCCGCGCCTGATCACGTTCTCCAGCTTATCCAAACGCTCCAATGTACCGGGCATGCGCTCGGGCTTTGTCGCTGGTGACGCTTCTATTTTGAAAAAGTTTTTGCTCTATCGCACCTATCACGGTGCTGCGATGAGCCCTTCGGTGCAATCAGCATCAATAGCAGCCTGGAACGACGAAACCCATGTTGCAGAAAATCGTGCAAAATACATCACCAAATTTCAGCAAGTGACACCATTGTTGCAAGAGGTATTGGACGTATCGCTCCCTGACGCGGGATTTTACTTATGGGCTAAAGTCGATAAATGCACTACGCTTTCAGATGTCGACTTCGCCAAGTGCCTGTATGCCGAATATAATGTCACGGTCTTACCGGGAAGCTATCTTGCCCGTGATGCACATGGCATCAATCCAGGTCAACAGCGTATTCGAATGGCACTGGTCGCAGAAGTCGACGAATGCCTTGAGGCGGCACATCGCATTGTTAAATTCGTTCACGGTTTACAAAACCAATAA
- the smc gene encoding chromosome segregation protein SMC, whose protein sequence is MRLTSIKLAGFKSFVDPTNFQVPGQLVGVVGPNGCGKSNIIDAVRWVLGESKASELRGESMQDVIFNGSSHRKPAGRSSVELVFDNGMGKASGQWGQYAEIAVKRTLTRDGTSTYYINNQSVRRRDIQDIFMGTGLGPRAYAIIGQGMISRIIEARPEELRIFLEEAAGVSKYKERRRETENRLNDTRDNLLRVEDILRELNSNLEKLEAQAAVAHKFHALQGDQEEKQKLLWLLRKNEAKAEQEKFFREIEKAQTDLEEQTAKLRHVETELEHMRQSHYAAGDRMHQAQGHLYQTNSEIGSLEAQIKFVIESRNRLQSQLNSLTAQRDQWQRQSTQHQDDLSEAEIHLEELAARVEQSQVTAQQHSDHVPALEQLWREAQLKTTESRAKIMQFQQQIELESTHQRNASNILNGLTGRRERLSQEKSGLNLPDTTHLTNLKMQLEEKQAGLEEVSMQLEEAQEQQPRLEEERRTAQQQVNTETANNAQLEARLTALKQLQESVQSQGKVQPWLQKHELAELPRLWQKLHIDQGWETALESVLRERTSALEMSNLDWAKGFFNDAPPGKLALFTPSGIASESSVPVPAGFKPFLNLMQLNDPGLRALMQDWLHNVFVADDTVTAFAERSKLPVGACFVTRQGHVISKTSVRFYASDSEQDGMLARQQEIENITKQLRAQQMLADEARSRSVRAEAALTQATQRLQELRLRHNALTQAVHSLQIDVMKLSELQERFNQRSSQIATDLAEIAAQENEQQQIKMESEAKFEQLDAELGELQEKHEDGQTDYLNKEQQLNDARQRLRELERSAQETEYAEKSHRNKIEELKRSISTALEQAAQLFANMQQGHLELESLDDQAAQTGLQDLLDKRTDQERALADARHELDQVSQNLRQHEDTRTQAERSLQPQRDRIMEVQLKEQAARLSQEQYAQQLVEFGADEVALSEKLHDDLRPSYLQGEVTRLTNAIAGLGAVNLAALDELAQASERKNFLDAQNADLTEAINTLQDAIHKIDIETRELLQDTFDRVNGHFAELFPILFGGGQAKLIMTGDEILDSGVQVMAQPPGKKNATIHLLSGGEKALTATALVFSMFQLNPAPFCLLDEVDAPLDDANTERFCNMVKRMSEHTQFLFISHNKIAMEMANQLIGVTMQEQGVSRIVAVDMESARSFATVA, encoded by the coding sequence GTGCGTCTAACTTCCATTAAATTAGCGGGATTCAAGTCTTTCGTTGATCCAACCAATTTTCAGGTTCCTGGCCAACTGGTCGGTGTAGTCGGTCCGAATGGTTGCGGAAAATCCAATATTATTGATGCCGTGCGCTGGGTTTTGGGTGAATCCAAAGCTTCCGAGTTGCGCGGTGAGTCGATGCAGGACGTCATTTTTAATGGCTCGTCACATCGTAAGCCTGCGGGTCGCTCGTCTGTGGAGCTCGTTTTTGATAACGGGATGGGCAAAGCCAGCGGACAATGGGGCCAATATGCTGAAATTGCGGTTAAGCGTACGCTGACGCGCGACGGAACGTCTACTTATTACATCAATAATCAATCAGTTCGACGTCGCGATATCCAGGATATTTTCATGGGTACGGGTTTGGGACCACGCGCCTACGCGATTATTGGACAAGGGATGATTTCCCGCATTATTGAAGCGCGGCCTGAAGAATTACGGATTTTCCTGGAAGAAGCCGCGGGCGTGTCTAAATATAAGGAGCGCCGCCGTGAAACTGAAAATCGGCTGAACGACACCCGCGACAATCTTTTGCGCGTGGAAGATATTCTGCGGGAGTTGAACAGTAACCTCGAAAAATTAGAGGCGCAAGCGGCTGTTGCGCATAAATTCCATGCATTGCAAGGTGATCAGGAAGAAAAACAAAAATTGTTGTGGTTATTGCGCAAGAACGAAGCCAAAGCCGAGCAAGAAAAATTTTTCCGCGAGATCGAAAAAGCGCAGACAGATTTAGAAGAGCAAACTGCCAAATTGCGGCATGTTGAAACAGAACTTGAGCATATGCGGCAATCGCACTATGCAGCGGGTGACCGCATGCATCAGGCGCAGGGCCATTTGTATCAGACCAATTCTGAAATCGGCAGTCTGGAAGCGCAAATCAAATTTGTTATCGAATCGCGCAATCGCCTTCAGTCGCAACTCAATTCATTGACCGCGCAGCGCGACCAATGGCAACGCCAAAGCACGCAGCACCAGGATGATTTGTCGGAAGCAGAGATTCACCTTGAAGAGTTGGCCGCCCGCGTAGAGCAATCGCAAGTTACCGCGCAACAGCATAGTGATCACGTGCCGGCACTGGAACAATTATGGCGTGAGGCGCAACTCAAAACTACAGAGTCACGCGCCAAAATCATGCAATTCCAGCAGCAAATCGAGCTGGAATCAACGCATCAGCGTAACGCCTCGAATATTTTGAATGGCCTGACCGGTCGCCGCGAGCGCTTGTCGCAGGAAAAAAGTGGACTGAACTTGCCAGACACCACGCATTTGACCAACCTCAAAATGCAGCTCGAAGAAAAGCAGGCTGGGCTGGAAGAGGTCAGCATGCAGCTGGAAGAGGCGCAAGAGCAACAACCGCGTCTTGAAGAAGAGCGGCGCACCGCACAGCAGCAGGTGAATACCGAAACTGCAAACAATGCGCAATTAGAAGCCCGTCTGACGGCTCTAAAGCAATTGCAGGAAAGCGTGCAGAGTCAGGGCAAGGTGCAGCCATGGTTGCAAAAGCATGAGCTTGCCGAGTTGCCACGTCTATGGCAAAAGCTGCACATCGATCAAGGCTGGGAAACTGCACTCGAATCGGTTTTGCGCGAGCGTACATCTGCCCTGGAAATGTCGAATCTGGACTGGGCCAAAGGCTTTTTTAACGATGCGCCTCCAGGGAAACTCGCATTATTCACGCCTAGCGGGATAGCATCAGAAAGCAGCGTCCCCGTTCCAGCCGGTTTTAAGCCCTTCCTGAATTTGATGCAGCTCAACGATCCGGGCTTGCGCGCATTAATGCAAGATTGGTTGCACAACGTATTTGTGGCAGACGACACCGTAACGGCGTTTGCCGAACGTAGCAAATTGCCGGTAGGCGCTTGTTTTGTGACCCGCCAAGGGCACGTGATTAGTAAAACCAGCGTGCGGTTCTATGCTTCCGATTCGGAGCAGGACGGAATGTTGGCGCGCCAGCAAGAGATTGAAAACATCACCAAACAATTGCGGGCGCAGCAAATGCTGGCCGACGAAGCGCGCTCGCGCTCGGTACGCGCTGAGGCGGCGTTAACGCAAGCGACGCAACGTCTACAAGAGTTGCGCCTTCGTCATAACGCTCTCACGCAAGCGGTGCATAGCTTGCAGATTGACGTGATGAAACTCTCCGAATTGCAAGAACGATTCAATCAGCGCAGTTCACAAATCGCGACCGATCTGGCCGAAATTGCCGCTCAGGAAAACGAGCAACAGCAAATTAAGATGGAATCTGAGGCGAAGTTTGAACAACTCGATGCTGAGTTGGGCGAGTTGCAGGAAAAGCATGAGGATGGCCAAACCGACTATCTTAATAAAGAGCAACAACTCAACGATGCCCGCCAACGCCTGCGCGAACTGGAACGCAGCGCGCAGGAAACTGAATACGCTGAAAAGTCACATCGCAACAAAATCGAAGAATTAAAGCGCAGTATTTCTACTGCACTGGAACAAGCGGCGCAGTTGTTTGCGAATATGCAGCAAGGCCATCTGGAGTTAGAGAGTCTGGACGATCAGGCCGCGCAAACCGGTTTGCAAGACTTGCTGGACAAGCGCACGGATCAGGAACGTGCCTTGGCCGATGCACGGCACGAGTTGGATCAGGTATCGCAAAACTTGCGGCAGCACGAAGACACGCGGACACAGGCGGAACGCAGCTTGCAACCACAGCGGGACCGCATTATGGAAGTACAGTTGAAGGAACAGGCTGCACGTTTGAGCCAAGAGCAATATGCACAGCAACTGGTCGAGTTTGGCGCAGATGAAGTCGCATTGAGCGAAAAGTTGCATGACGATTTGCGTCCGTCTTATTTGCAAGGTGAAGTCACCCGGCTGACGAATGCGATAGCTGGATTGGGTGCCGTTAATCTGGCGGCCTTGGATGAGTTGGCGCAGGCTTCCGAGCGTAAGAATTTTCTCGATGCGCAAAATGCTGACCTGACCGAAGCGATCAACACACTACAAGATGCGATTCACAAGATCGATATTGAAACACGTGAATTGTTGCAGGATACGTTTGATCGGGTAAATGGCCACTTTGCTGAACTGTTCCCGATCTTGTTTGGCGGCGGCCAGGCTAAGCTGATTATGACCGGCGACGAGATTCTTGATTCCGGCGTACAAGTGATGGCACAACCGCCGGGCAAGAAGAACGCCACGATCCATCTGTTGTCGGGCGGTGAAAAAGCGCTGACAGCGACAGCGCTGGTGTTCTCAATGTTCCAACTGAATCCGGCACCATTTTGTTTACTAGACGAAGTTGATGCGCCGTTGGATGACGCCAATACTGAGCGCTTCTGCAATATGGTGAAGCGCATGTCTGAACATACGCAGTTTTTGTTCATCTCTCATAACAAAATTGCGATGGAGATGGCGAATCAATTGATTGGCGTAACGATGCAAGAACAGGGCGTTTCGCGCATTGTGGCGGTGGATATGGAGTCCGCCAGAAGCTTTGCGACTGTAGCTTGA